TCACCAAGGTGAGGAAGGACGGCACCATCGACTACCTCCGTCCCGACGGAAAAACCCAGGTCACACTGGAATACGACGGGGACAGGGCGGTCAGGGTGGACACCGTCGTCGTGTCGGCCCAGCATAGCCCGGACGTCTCCCTCAGGGATATAAGGGAGGACCTCACCGAGAAGGTCATAGATCCGATCCTTCCGAAGGAACTCCTCAAGGGAGACCTGCGCATCTTGGTCAACCCGACGGGGCGTTTCGTCAAGGGTGGCCCCATGGCCGACTCGGGTCTGACTGGACGTAAGATCATCGTGGATACCTACGGAGGCATGGTGCCCCACGGCGGAGGGGCTTTCTCCGGAAAGGACCCGACCAAGGTGGATCGTTCCGGAGCCTATATGGCCAGGTACGCCGCCAAGAACGTCGTGGCCGCCGGTCTGGCCTCCAAGTGTCAGATACAGGTGGCCTACGCCATAGGGGTGGCCCATCCCGTGTCGGTTTTCGTGGAGACCTTCGGGACCGGAAAGGTCTCGAACGACCTCCTGGTGTCGTTGGTCCGAAAGTATTTCGACTTCCGTCCCGCCGCCATGATAAGGGACCTGGAGCTAAGAAAGCCCCAGTACCGTCGTCTGGCCGCCTACGGCCATATGGGGCGTATCGATCTTACCCCCGTTCCCGCCTGGGAGAGGCTGGATCGGGCGGCGGCCCTCAAGGCCGAGGCCGGAGTTCAATAAAAAATATAAGAAGGAGCCGGGGGCGACCCCGGCTCCTTCTTCGTCTATCCCAGAAACGCCAGCAGCAGCCCTCCCGCCAGCACCGATCCTATCTGTCCCGACACGTTGGCCCCTACCGCCTGCATCAGTATGAAGTTGCCTTTCTGAGATTCGGCCGCCATCTGTTGAACCGTCCTGGCCGACATGGGAAAGGCCGAGATCCCGGCGGCGCCGACCATGGGGTTTATCTTGTCTTTCAGGAAGAGGTTCAGCCCCTTCGCGGAGAGCACCCCCACCGCCGTGTCCAGCACGAAGGCCAAGAAGCCCATGGCCAGTATCAGCAGGGTTTGAGGCTGTATGAATCTCTCCCCCGTCATGGAGGCC
This is a stretch of genomic DNA from Dethiosulfovibrio faecalis. It encodes these proteins:
- the metK gene encoding methionine adenosyltransferase; translated protein: MSEKLLISSESVTEGHPDKVADQISDGILDAILSEDPMGRVACETLVTTGLVQVAGEITTSTYVDIPRIAREIVKEIGYTRAKYGFDGETCAVLTAIDEQSADIAMGVDRALELREGDMTEEQINGIGAGDQGMMIGYATDETDEFLPMPFALAQRLSRRLTKVRKDGTIDYLRPDGKTQVTLEYDGDRAVRVDTVVVSAQHSPDVSLRDIREDLTEKVIDPILPKELLKGDLRILVNPTGRFVKGGPMADSGLTGRKIIVDTYGGMVPHGGGAFSGKDPTKVDRSGAYMARYAAKNVVAAGLASKCQIQVAYAIGVAHPVSVFVETFGTGKVSNDLLVSLVRKYFDFRPAAMIRDLELRKPQYRRLAAYGHMGRIDLTPVPAWERLDRAAALKAEAGVQ